In one window of Acidiferrobacterales bacterium DNA:
- a CDS encoding DUF4338 domain-containing protein produces the protein MFGRVTASKAYPPQLNLQLISRTEQAQFDDLMEKYHRRGALRRIGHELHYVVKHESKWIALISFSPAALKSNARDQWIGWPQQLRTDRLRLIANNSRFLILPGHHYPNLATRILSGCRKRLVTDWQEQFSKPVVMLETFVDSAHHRGTIYRADNWVLAGKTLGYKRIYGGYSQTPTESHKFVFVKPLLRHARRILCAPQLPDAYCVGVEKMNLNANDYCSLYEYFDAVDDFRSEQGKRYSLACVLSLIAAATLSGARGYKGIWIWCDGLSQANRRHFRCFYARGERHVPSITVIRNVIMKVDPEQLQKQINNFCSKHFGTNDKEAVAVDGKTLCGSGGDNQRQTPVMNIVGHQSGHVYAKKVGTLPVNGYEEEKQSNETIFSSPPSSRWICRGGWCLAMR, from the coding sequence ATGTTCGGGCGTGTCACAGCATCCAAAGCCTATCCGCCGCAACTGAATCTGCAACTGATCAGCCGCACGGAACAGGCGCAATTCGATGATTTGATGGAAAAATATCATCGCCGCGGCGCATTGCGCCGCATCGGTCACGAACTGCACTATGTAGTCAAACACGAATCGAAGTGGATTGCGTTAATAAGTTTCTCACCAGCGGCTCTTAAATCCAATGCAAGAGACCAATGGATCGGCTGGCCACAACAGTTGCGTACAGACCGACTGAGACTGATTGCGAACAATTCCCGCTTCTTAATTCTGCCCGGACACCACTACCCGAACTTGGCTACTCGCATTTTATCAGGGTGCCGAAAAAGATTGGTAACAGATTGGCAGGAGCAGTTTTCCAAACCTGTGGTGATGCTCGAGACCTTTGTCGACAGCGCGCACCACCGCGGTACCATTTACCGCGCCGATAATTGGGTGTTGGCGGGCAAAACCCTTGGCTACAAGCGCATTTACGGTGGATACAGTCAAACGCCCACAGAGTCGCATAAGTTCGTGTTTGTCAAACCTTTGCTTCGTCATGCGAGGCGCATCCTGTGTGCGCCTCAGCTGCCGGATGCCTATTGCGTAGGAGTTGAGAAGATGAATCTGAATGCAAACGATTATTGTTCGCTGTATGAGTATTTTGATGCGGTTGATGATTTTCGAAGCGAACAGGGAAAGCGCTACAGTCTTGCCTGTGTTCTTTCGCTGATTGCGGCAGCGACATTAAGCGGCGCGCGCGGTTACAAAGGGATATGGATTTGGTGTGATGGGCTGTCGCAGGCGAATCGTCGTCATTTCCGCTGTTTTTATGCAAGAGGCGAGCGTCACGTTCCATCGATCACAGTAATCCGCAACGTGATCATGAAAGTCGACCCGGAGCAGTTGCAAAAGCAGATCAATAATTTTTGCAGCAAACACTTTGGCACGAACGACAAGGAAGCGGTTGCGGTCGATGGCAAGACGCTATGCGGTTCTGGAGGTGACAATCAGCGACAGACTCCCGTAATGAATATTGTCGGTCACCAAAGCGGTCATGTGTACGCAAAAAAAGTAGGCACCTTGCCAGTGAATGGTTACGAGGAGGAAAAGCAATCGAATGAAACAATTTTTTCATCCCCACCGTCAAGCAGATGGATCTGTCGGGGCGGATGGTGTCTCGCGATGCGATGA